From Medicago truncatula cultivar Jemalong A17 chromosome 7, MtrunA17r5.0-ANR, whole genome shotgun sequence, a single genomic window includes:
- the LOC11422692 gene encoding calmodulin-interacting protein 111 isoform X1, whose amino-acid sequence MPSSKHSSSSSKKQSSKSKSRLQSSIPDAASTPPRTTTIQLDSLLQHASRIFPSFISHSALVAEITDVESADSLSKGAAKIWLSESSMVASSLAPGSLVSVSIPSSSKGIAESHNFPLTSLTNGLETSKTLDDDVAGNYFAIATVFPSNKVLKDGVRLSLNLFFAMGRPPLGTCVFVHPVHKQSLIYNCKEIYLQLATCKSGTPLKVNNSPSLDLSKSKSRVQTENDIVASPKTPSYGSRFSNDSVYSSPVYEDSASSVTDNNGQSVTSFDVSKALGNESSKKLLETCATGLLYSRCLLLGNLVTVQMLSEFFIFRVMDIKKVSTTIYDYSLNGSSNLNLKDSEMAVENVNLAFTVNWETKVFLSLPSNVAFEESIQRDLSCLKLDNISKLGGLSKEEILLKRIISFSLNDILSRFGQQNTRGVLLHGPPGTGKTSLAQLCAHDAGVNFFSINGPEIVTENYGESEKALQEVFDSAIQAAPAVLFIDKIDAIAPPRKDGGEELSKRLVVTLLGLMDGIRRNEGLVVIAATNRLDRIDPALRRPGRFDKEVEIGVPSQVERGDILRAILGEIDHSLSETQIEELASITHGFVGADLVGLRNWAALICLRRYAEQKLKKTCNASSDDITKQPTPLKSATNSKDHSGIITSSVSDMSVASSLLLPSFLMGETSEIIDETPDHGEEEHILKVTFEDFQKARPEIRPSAMREVTLEVPKVNWEDIGGQKEVKNQLLEAVVWPQKHRDAFTRIGTDPPTAVLMFGPPGCSKTLMARAVASEAGLNFLAVKGPELFSKWVGESEKAVRSLFDKARANAPAIIFFDEIDSLAITRGKDGDGVSVSDRVMAQLLVQLDGVLKRVDVIVIAATNRPDKIDPALLRQGRFDRLLYVGPPNEIDREEIFSIHLRKTPYDSDVSMKELAQLTDGYTGADIAHICRQAALAALEESFDASVVTMKHFKMAIKQVQPSEFQSYQKLSAKFQRAVFSDAI is encoded by the exons ATGCCTTCTTCAAAGCATAGCAGTAGCAGCAGTAAGAAGCAATCATCAAAATCCAAATCAAGGTTACAATCGTCAATTCCAGATGCCGCCTCCACTCCACCACGCACCACCACCATTCAACTCGACTCTCTCCTCCAACATGCTTCTCGAATCTTCCCTTCTTTCATTTCACATTCAGCTCTCGTTGCTGAAATTACCGACGTTGAATCCGCCGATTCTCTTTCCAAAGGCGCCGCCAAAATTTGGCTCTCTGAATCTTCCATGGTTGCATCTTCTCTTGCTCCCGGTTCACTTGTCTCT GTTTCTATTCCTTCTTCAAGTAAAGGAATTGCGGAATCGCATAATTTTCCTCTTACTTCATTGACTAATGGATTGGAAACTTCTAAGACATTGGATGATGATGTTGCAGGAAATTACTTTGCTATTGCAACGGTTTTTCCTTCTAACAAG GTATTGAAGGATGGAGTGCGCCTCTCTTTGAATCTTTTCTTTGCCATGGGACGTCCTCCTTTAGGCACATGTGTGTTTGTTCACCCAGTACATAAACAATCCTTGATATATAATTGCAAAGAAATATATCTTCAGCTGGCTACTTGTAAGAGTGGAACACCATTAAAAGTTAATAATTCCCCCTCATTGGACTTGTCTAAGTCAAAATCTCGTGTCCAAACTGAGAATGATATTGTTGCATCTCCTAAAACACCTTCTTATGGATCAAGGTTTTCTAATGACAGTGTGTATTCTTCCCCTGTATATGAAGATTCAGCATCAAGTGTAACTGATAATAATGGTCAATCGGTGACTTCATTTGATGTTAGCAAGGCATTAGGAAATGAAAGTTCCAAAAAATTACTAGAAACATGCGCGACTGGATTGTTATACTCTCGTTGTTTATTGCTGGGGAATCTTGTCACTGTCCAAATGTTGTCTGAGTTTTTCATTTTCCGAGTGATGGACATTAAAAAGGTGTCAACTACCATATATGACTATTCATTGAATGGGAGCAGTAATTTAAATCTTAAGGATTCTGAAATGGCGGTAGAGAATGTGAATCTGGCTTTCACTGTCAATTGGGAAACAAAAGTATTTTTATCTTTGCCGTCTAATGTAGCATTTGAAGAGTCAATTCAAAGGGACTTATCGTGTCTGAAACTTGATAATATTTCTAAATTAGGTGGTCTATCTAAAGAAGAAATTCTTTTGAAGcgcataatttctttttcattgaatGATATTTTATCAAG ATTTGGTCAGCAGAATACCAGAGGGGTCCTTCTTCATGGTCCACCTGGTACGGGAAAGACTTCCCTGGCTCAATTATGTGCCCATGATGCTGGGGTCAACTTTTTCTCAATAAACGGACCTGAAATTGTTACCGAGAATTATGGGGAAAGTGAGAAAGCATTGCAAGAAGTTTTTGATTCTGCCATTCAAGCTGCACCTGCCGTG ttatttattgataaaatagaTGCAATTGCCCCTCCAAGGAAAGATGGGGGTGAAGAGCTATCTAAAAGATTGGTTGTAACCTTATTGGGTCTGATGGATGGAATTAGAAGAAATGAAGGGTTGGTTGTGATTGCTGCTACTAATAGGCTTGACCGTATTGATCCAGCTCTCAGACGACCTGGAAGATTTGACAAGGAAGTTGAAATTG GTGTGCCATCACAAGTGGAACGGGGAGATATCTTGCGCGCTATTCTCGGTGAAATAGATCACTCTCTTTCTGAGACACAAATTGAAGAGCTTGCCTCAATAACTCATGGATTTGTAGGTGCTGATTTAGTTGGCCTTCGCAACTGGGCAGCTTTAATTTGTCTACGACGTTATGCTGAACAGAAACTTAAGAAGACTTGCAATGCTAGTTCTGATGACATAACAAAGCAACCCACCCCATTGAAAAGTGCAACAAACTCGAAAGACCATTCAGGTATTATAACTTCATCTGTTTCAGATATGTCGGTGGCCTCCAGTCTTTTATTACCTTCCTTCCTGATGGGAGAAACTTCTGAAATTATAGATGAGACGCCTGATCATGGTGAAGAAGAGCATATTTTGAAAGTGACTTTTGAGGATTTTCAGAAGGCTAGGCCTGAAATAAGACCTAGTGCCATGAGAGAG GTGACCCTTGAGGTTCCAAAGGTTAATTGGGAAGATATCGGCGGCCAGAAGGAGGTCAAAAATCAATTGTTGGAAGCAGTAGTATGGCCCCAAAAGCACCGTGATGCATTCACCCGTATTGGGACTGATCCTCCAACAGCTGTATTAATGTTTGGACCTCCAGGTTGTAGCAAAACCCTCATGGCACGTGCAGTTGCTTCTGAAGCAGGACTGAACTTTCTAGCAGTCAAGGGTCCTGAACTCTTCAGCAAATGGGTTGGCGAGTCTGAGAAGGCCGTCAGATCATTGTTTGATAAAGCAAGGGCAAATGCCCCAGCAATTATATTTTTCGATGAAATTGACAGTCTTGCTATAACTCGTGGGAAAGATGGCGACGGTGTTTCAGTGTCTGATAGGGTCATGGCTCAACTTCTTGTTCAATTGGATG GTGTGCTTAAAAGAGTTGATGTTATTGTCATAGCTGCTACAAATAGGCCAGACAAGATTGACCCTGCTCTTTTAAGACAAG GACGCTTTGACCGTCTTCTATATGTTGGACCTCCAAATGAGATAGACAGAGAAGAGATATTTAGCATTCATTTGCGCAAAACTCCATATGATTCTGATGTTAGCATGAAAGAACTGGCTCAACTGACAGATGGTTATACTGGGGCTGATATAGCACATATATGTCGACAAGCAGCTCTTGCAGCATTGGAG GAAAGCTTTGATGCTTCCGTTGTAACAATGAAGCACTTTAAGATGGCAATCAAACAGGTTCAGCCCTCAGAATTTCAGTCCTACCAAAAGCTGTCAGCAAAATTTCAAAGGGCCGTGTTCTCTGATGCGATATAA
- the LOC11422692 gene encoding calmodulin-interacting protein 111 isoform X2, protein MPSSKHSSSSSKKQSSKSKSRLQSSIPDAASTPPRTTTIQLDSLLQHASRIFPSFISHSALVAEITDVESADSLSKGAAKIWLSESSMVASSLAPGSLVSVSIPSSSKGIAESHNFPLTSLTNGLETSKTLDDDVAGNYFAIATVFPSNKVLKDGVRLSLNLFFAMGRPPLGTCVFVHPVHKQSLIYNCKEIYLQLATCKSGTPLKVNNSPSLDLSKSKSRVQTENDIVASPKTPSYGSRFSNDSVYSSPVYEDSASSVTDNNGQSVTSFDVSKALGNESSKKLLETCATGLLYSRCLLLGNLVTVQMLSEFFIFRVMDIKKVSTTIYDYSLNGSSNLNLKDSEMAVENVNLAFTVNWETKVFLSLPSNVAFEESIQRDLSCLKLDNISKLGGLSKEEILLKRIISFSLNDILSRFGQQNTRGVLLHGPPGTGKTSLAQLCAHDAGVNFFSINGPEIVTENYGESEKALQEVFDSAIQAAPAVLFIDKIDAIAPPRKDGGEELSKRLVVTLLGLMDGIRRNEGLVVIAATNRLDRIDPALRRPGRFDKEVEIGVPSQVERGDILRAILGEIDHSLSETQIEELASITHGFVGADLVGLRNWAALICLRRYAEQKLKKTCNASSDDITKQPTPLKSATNSKDHSDETPDHGEEEHILKVTFEDFQKARPEIRPSAMREVTLEVPKVNWEDIGGQKEVKNQLLEAVVWPQKHRDAFTRIGTDPPTAVLMFGPPGCSKTLMARAVASEAGLNFLAVKGPELFSKWVGESEKAVRSLFDKARANAPAIIFFDEIDSLAITRGKDGDGVSVSDRVMAQLLVQLDGVLKRVDVIVIAATNRPDKIDPALLRQGRFDRLLYVGPPNEIDREEIFSIHLRKTPYDSDVSMKELAQLTDGYTGADIAHICRQAALAALEESFDASVVTMKHFKMAIKQVQPSEFQSYQKLSAKFQRAVFSDAI, encoded by the exons ATGCCTTCTTCAAAGCATAGCAGTAGCAGCAGTAAGAAGCAATCATCAAAATCCAAATCAAGGTTACAATCGTCAATTCCAGATGCCGCCTCCACTCCACCACGCACCACCACCATTCAACTCGACTCTCTCCTCCAACATGCTTCTCGAATCTTCCCTTCTTTCATTTCACATTCAGCTCTCGTTGCTGAAATTACCGACGTTGAATCCGCCGATTCTCTTTCCAAAGGCGCCGCCAAAATTTGGCTCTCTGAATCTTCCATGGTTGCATCTTCTCTTGCTCCCGGTTCACTTGTCTCT GTTTCTATTCCTTCTTCAAGTAAAGGAATTGCGGAATCGCATAATTTTCCTCTTACTTCATTGACTAATGGATTGGAAACTTCTAAGACATTGGATGATGATGTTGCAGGAAATTACTTTGCTATTGCAACGGTTTTTCCTTCTAACAAG GTATTGAAGGATGGAGTGCGCCTCTCTTTGAATCTTTTCTTTGCCATGGGACGTCCTCCTTTAGGCACATGTGTGTTTGTTCACCCAGTACATAAACAATCCTTGATATATAATTGCAAAGAAATATATCTTCAGCTGGCTACTTGTAAGAGTGGAACACCATTAAAAGTTAATAATTCCCCCTCATTGGACTTGTCTAAGTCAAAATCTCGTGTCCAAACTGAGAATGATATTGTTGCATCTCCTAAAACACCTTCTTATGGATCAAGGTTTTCTAATGACAGTGTGTATTCTTCCCCTGTATATGAAGATTCAGCATCAAGTGTAACTGATAATAATGGTCAATCGGTGACTTCATTTGATGTTAGCAAGGCATTAGGAAATGAAAGTTCCAAAAAATTACTAGAAACATGCGCGACTGGATTGTTATACTCTCGTTGTTTATTGCTGGGGAATCTTGTCACTGTCCAAATGTTGTCTGAGTTTTTCATTTTCCGAGTGATGGACATTAAAAAGGTGTCAACTACCATATATGACTATTCATTGAATGGGAGCAGTAATTTAAATCTTAAGGATTCTGAAATGGCGGTAGAGAATGTGAATCTGGCTTTCACTGTCAATTGGGAAACAAAAGTATTTTTATCTTTGCCGTCTAATGTAGCATTTGAAGAGTCAATTCAAAGGGACTTATCGTGTCTGAAACTTGATAATATTTCTAAATTAGGTGGTCTATCTAAAGAAGAAATTCTTTTGAAGcgcataatttctttttcattgaatGATATTTTATCAAG ATTTGGTCAGCAGAATACCAGAGGGGTCCTTCTTCATGGTCCACCTGGTACGGGAAAGACTTCCCTGGCTCAATTATGTGCCCATGATGCTGGGGTCAACTTTTTCTCAATAAACGGACCTGAAATTGTTACCGAGAATTATGGGGAAAGTGAGAAAGCATTGCAAGAAGTTTTTGATTCTGCCATTCAAGCTGCACCTGCCGTG ttatttattgataaaatagaTGCAATTGCCCCTCCAAGGAAAGATGGGGGTGAAGAGCTATCTAAAAGATTGGTTGTAACCTTATTGGGTCTGATGGATGGAATTAGAAGAAATGAAGGGTTGGTTGTGATTGCTGCTACTAATAGGCTTGACCGTATTGATCCAGCTCTCAGACGACCTGGAAGATTTGACAAGGAAGTTGAAATTG GTGTGCCATCACAAGTGGAACGGGGAGATATCTTGCGCGCTATTCTCGGTGAAATAGATCACTCTCTTTCTGAGACACAAATTGAAGAGCTTGCCTCAATAACTCATGGATTTGTAGGTGCTGATTTAGTTGGCCTTCGCAACTGGGCAGCTTTAATTTGTCTACGACGTTATGCTGAACAGAAACTTAAGAAGACTTGCAATGCTAGTTCTGATGACATAACAAAGCAACCCACCCCATTGAAAAGTGCAACAAACTCGAAAGACCATTCAG ATGAGACGCCTGATCATGGTGAAGAAGAGCATATTTTGAAAGTGACTTTTGAGGATTTTCAGAAGGCTAGGCCTGAAATAAGACCTAGTGCCATGAGAGAG GTGACCCTTGAGGTTCCAAAGGTTAATTGGGAAGATATCGGCGGCCAGAAGGAGGTCAAAAATCAATTGTTGGAAGCAGTAGTATGGCCCCAAAAGCACCGTGATGCATTCACCCGTATTGGGACTGATCCTCCAACAGCTGTATTAATGTTTGGACCTCCAGGTTGTAGCAAAACCCTCATGGCACGTGCAGTTGCTTCTGAAGCAGGACTGAACTTTCTAGCAGTCAAGGGTCCTGAACTCTTCAGCAAATGGGTTGGCGAGTCTGAGAAGGCCGTCAGATCATTGTTTGATAAAGCAAGGGCAAATGCCCCAGCAATTATATTTTTCGATGAAATTGACAGTCTTGCTATAACTCGTGGGAAAGATGGCGACGGTGTTTCAGTGTCTGATAGGGTCATGGCTCAACTTCTTGTTCAATTGGATG GTGTGCTTAAAAGAGTTGATGTTATTGTCATAGCTGCTACAAATAGGCCAGACAAGATTGACCCTGCTCTTTTAAGACAAG GACGCTTTGACCGTCTTCTATATGTTGGACCTCCAAATGAGATAGACAGAGAAGAGATATTTAGCATTCATTTGCGCAAAACTCCATATGATTCTGATGTTAGCATGAAAGAACTGGCTCAACTGACAGATGGTTATACTGGGGCTGATATAGCACATATATGTCGACAAGCAGCTCTTGCAGCATTGGAG GAAAGCTTTGATGCTTCCGTTGTAACAATGAAGCACTTTAAGATGGCAATCAAACAGGTTCAGCCCTCAGAATTTCAGTCCTACCAAAAGCTGTCAGCAAAATTTCAAAGGGCCGTGTTCTCTGATGCGATATAA
- the LOC11418101 gene encoding G2/mitotic-specific cyclin S13-7, producing the protein MASRPIVQQHQQPRGDAALGGGKQQKKNGAAGEGRNRRPLVDIGNVVTLKGVEVKPNRPVTRSFCAQLLANAQAAAVAENNKKQACVNVAPGPAPPVVADGVAAVARRVVAAPKPVQKKVTAKPKPVEVIEVSSEEKDNEEKSVHKKKEEVHSKKKPSRTLSSVLTARSKAACGLTNKPKEIVDIDAGDTNNELAAVEYLEDIYKFYKIVENESRPHDYMDSQPEINERMRGILIDWLVDVHSKFELSPETLYLTINIVDRFLAVNLVSRRELQLVGISAMLMASKYEEIWPPEVNDFVCLSDRAYSHEQILIMEKTILGKLEWTLTVPTPFVFLVRFIKAASVSAVPSDQGDLEMMAHFLSELGMMHYATLRYCPSMLAASAVYAARSTLSKTPVWNETLKMHTGYSEEQLMDCARLLVSFHSGAENGKLKVVYKKYSDPQKGAVAALPPAKNLLLPAAVGSLKI; encoded by the exons ATGGCTTCAAGACCCATtgttcaacaacatcaacaacccaGAG GCGATGCTGCCTTAGGAGGAGGGAAACAGCAGAAGAAGAACGGTGCAGCAGGGGAAGGAAGGAACCGTAGACCACTTGTTGATATTGGTAATGTTGTCACACTGAAGGGTGTCGAAGTCAAGCCAAATCGCCCCGTCACTAGGAGTTTTTGTGCACAACTACTTGCCAATGCACAAGCAGCAGCAGTTGCTGAAAACAATAAg AAACAAGCTTGTGTCAATGTGGCACCTGGACCTGCTCCTCCTGTTGTTGCTGATGGAGTTGCAGCAGTGGCTAGAAGAGTGGTGGCGGCCCCTAAACCTGTTCAGAAGAAAGTCACTGCAAAACCTAAGCCTGTGGAAGTTATTGAAGTAAGTTCTGAAGAAAAGGACAATGAAGAGAAATCTGTGcacaagaaaaaggaagaagttCATTCCAAGAAGAAACCATCACGCACTCTTTCTTCTGTCCTCACTGCTAGAAGCAAG GCTGCATGTGGTTTGACTAACAAACCAAAGGAGATTGTTGACATTGATGCTGGTGATACTAACAATGAGTTAGCTGCTGTTGAATATCTTGAAGACATATACAAGTTCTACAAGATAGTTGAG AATGAAAGCCGTCCACATGATTACATGGATTCACAACCTGAGATAAATGAGAGGATGAGAGGAATACTCATTGATTGGCTGGTAGATGTTCACTCAAAATTTGAACTTTCACCTGAAACCCTTTATCTCACAATCAACATAGTTGATAGGTTCCTTGCTGTCAACCTTGTGTCAAGAAGGGAACTTCAATTGGTTGGAATCAGTGCCATGCTGATGGCATCAAAGTATGAAGAGATCTGGCCACCTGAGGTCAATGACTTTGTGTGCCTCTCAGATAGAGCTTACAGTCATGAACAGATTCTCATCATGGAGAAAACCATCCTAGGAAAGCTTGAATGGACTTTGACCGTGCCAACACCTTTTGTGTTCCTGGTTCGTTTTATCAAGGCTGCATCAGTATCTGCAGTTCCTTCGGATCAAGGAGATTTGGAAATGATGGCTCATTTTCTCTCTGAGTTGGGAATGATGCATTATGCTACATTAAGGTATTGTCCATCAATGCTTGCTGCCTCAGCAGTTTATGCAGCAAGGAGCACATTGAGCAAGACTCCTGTTTGGAATGAGACACTCAAGATGCATACCGGTTACTCCGAAGAACAGTTGATGGATTGTGCTAGGTTGTTGGTGAGTTTTCACTCTGGTGCTGAGAATGGAAAGCTGAAGGTTGTGTATAAGAAGTACTCTGATCCTCAGAAAGGTGCTGTTGCTGCGCTTCCGCCGGCAAAGAATCTTCTGCTACCTGCTGCTGTAGGTTCTCTCAAGATTTAA
- the LOC11417403 gene encoding stomatal closure-related actin-binding protein 3 codes for MTKISPEIETKMPMEAVPPVSADVSFISNSFPKYKLGADHQVFQETAEDNQGPSLKEVIEQEASNLSEQNNRISVRDLASKFDKNLSAAAKLSNEAKLREVPSLEGHVLLKKLRDALEYLKGRFTGRNKEDVANAISMVEALAVKLTQNEGELIQEKFEVKKLLNFLKQASEDAKKLVNQEKSFACAEIESARAVVLRIGEALEEQEKVTEASKPQDVDGLVEEVQEARRIRLLHQPSKVMAMEYELRALRDQIQEKSVFSIQLQKELTMSKWDKENKSHSYKLDGSEALGSYMQVKPCTSEVPQVSKCSFQWYRLSSEGSWREVISGANKSIYAPDPLDVGRMLQVDIVSDGKKLTLTTNPIQTVPGLGSQVEALLRKSNTDFNVVISQMNGKDHSSHSTHSFNVGRMRIKLCRGWITKAREIYSPTMQLCGVRSDVSNAAKTLFWQARKGLSFVLTFESEKDRNVAIMIARKHALDCNVVLAGPDDLV; via the exons ATGACAAAGATTAGTCCTGAAATTGAAACCAAGATGCCAATGGAAGCAGTTCCGCCTGTTTCGGCCGATGTGAGCTTTATTTCTAATAGTTTTCCAAAGTATAAACTAGGAGCTGATCATCAAGTTTTTCAAGAGACTGCTGAGGATAATCAGGGTCCTTCTTTGAAAGAAGTTATTGAACAAGAAGCTTCCAATTTGTCAGAACAGAACAACCGTATCTCAGTCCGTGACCTTGCCAGTAAATTTGACAAGAACTTGTCAGCAGCTGCTAAGCTCTCTAATGAG GCAAAGCTAAGAGAGGTTCCATCTTTGGAGGGGCATGTTCTTTTGAAGAAGCTAAGAGATGCATTAGAATATTTGAAAGGCCGTTTTACTGGAAGAAATAAAGAGGATGTGGCGAATGCTATCTCTATG GTGGAAGCTTTAGCCGTTAAGTTGACTCAGAATGAAGGAGAACTAATTCAAGAGAAGTTTGAAGTGAAAAAGCTATTGAATTTTCTCAAACAG GCTTCTGAAGATGCTAAAAAGTTGGTTAATCAAGAGAAGTCTTTTGCTTGTGCCGAAATCGAGAGTGCTAGAGCAGTGGTGCTGAGAATTGGGGAGGCACTTGAGGAACAAGAAAAAGTTACAGAAGCTTCTAAACCACAG GATGTGGATGGACTAGTAGAAGAGGTTCAAGAGGCTAGAAGAATCAGATTGCTGCATCAGCCAAGCAAG GTTATGGCCATGGAATATGAACTCCGTGCTCTAAGGGATCAAATTCAAGAAAAATCGGTATTTTCAATTCAGCTTCAGAAAGAG CTAACAATGAGCAAGTGGGACAAGGAGAATAAATCTCATTCATATAAGTTAGATGGTTCTGAAGCTTTGGGTTCATATATGCAAGTCAAGCCTTGCACGAGTGAAGTGCCACAGGTTTCAAAATGTTCATTTCAGTGGTATCGCTTGTCATCTGAAGGCAGCTGGAGGGAAGTTATTTCAG GTGCCAACAAATCAATATATGCTCCTGATCCCCTTGATGTTGGGAGAATGTTACAAGTGGACATTGTCTCCGATGGCAAAAAACTTACACTAACAACTAATCCAATTCAAACCg TGCCGGGACTCGGAAGCCAAGTGGAGGCACTTCTCCGAAAATCCAACACTGACTTTAAT GTAGTTATTTCTCAGATGAATGGAAAAGATCACTCATCACATTCTACTCATTCGTTTAATGTGGGGAGAATGAGGATAAAGCTATGTAGGGGTTGGATCACAAAAGCTAGAGAGATTTACTCCCCAACAATGCAG CTATGCGGAGTCAGAAGTGATGTCAGTAACGCAGCAAAGACACTATTTTGGCAAGCAAGAAAAGGGCTATCGTTTGTGTTAACCTTTGAATCAGAGAAAGATAGAAATGTTGCGATTATGATCGCCAGGAAACATGCTCTTGATTGCAAT GTTGTGCTTGCTGGGCCAGATGATCTAGTGTAG